Within the Miscanthus floridulus cultivar M001 chromosome 2, ASM1932011v1, whole genome shotgun sequence genome, the region atagatcctatcgacgtgagttcgaagtcgtggtcccaagccgtagccggatatCATAGATcttgtcgacgcgagttcggagtcgtggtcccaaggtttttggcgtttgagcccccaagccttattgagccttcgtgggggtcgatgtgagttgttttgtgttaccccatccggttcctcacaaccggaggggctgagtttcatcgctTGTCCCAATCGCTCAGGCTTGAAGACTAGCtcagtgagttcgctaacgggtgtgatcgagcagaatctgggtccgtcgttcatgacggggtcaacatagccctcttgtgacattccactactcctttacctacaacccggcagatgcctaggtcattccggagagCGACCCaagtggcctaacggcctcccctcgatggaattctgtgggcctggcgagaggtttaggatcgaacgagaaggttgagatgacccagtttgcTAGACCAGgcaaaggccgcacggtgctcatctatggttttctcccctagctctgttgtttgctcatgttgaatgaggcaaccgccgctttgtgatgcaacacggagcgttctagTGCATTTAACTAcacgtgtgatgcttagttcctgagcccccggccGATTCAGGGCTCAAATCGTCTGGGAGgcgcgggcgtatggaatgagatgcgtgtatggatgtatgaaatgattttaatgaaatagagggggtttgataTGTTTACCTTGGCGATTGAAGTGACAGGGCTCGGAGAGCCTTAGTCGGAAAAGTCCGACCAGGACCTACGCTTGTTAATCGTGGGTGAGTCCTTGTGTGAACAATTTTTTGTATTAacgaacacatgctcaccttgatggcctgAGTGATGGGGTTTTGGAGAGTTTCAGTCGAAAAAGTCCGACCGGGACCTGCGCTTGTCAATAATGGGTGagtccccatgtgaatagttttttgtatttaATGAATACATTAGTACTatccttgtgacagaaccacgatATCCTTTCCCCATTTATATCCTAGCATAACCTTCGTTCTTATCCTCTCCCTCTTGTACTTGCCTGTTTGTCCCATAGGGTGCGACCTTGGGAGTCCAGGGCATTGCCCGCAGGGCTTGACTGCTCGTGtccgtagggaaaggcggggtgcgtttggttgggagtaagaacaaagttacatagggtaatcaaggacatggaatgtgtttccattcagggacaaagttgtttattatgtgaaaaagaaaaagaggtaatatacaatattgtacccttatggagccctcgagcgacctaGGCTAAAAGTGTTTCGGGTAGGGGTGCTCTTACGGGAGCATGTTTTAACTAAAAAGCGGTTTAGACCATATTTTGGGGAAAACgacatagttgttcaatgttccaagtgttggtgagagcattgccgttgttgtcctctagtcggtaggtgcccgatcggattactcgatcaccgtatagggcccttcccaaggtggagagagcttgtgcttttccttcgttgattgggtcctccggagcacGAGATtgccgacttcgagtatccttcccctgatcttccttttgtggtacctacgaagggtttgttggtagcgagcggagcagatgacggtTGTTTCGTGGGCCTCTTTGTGTAGGTCGACCgcatcttgttgagcctccatggctcgatcgcagtcaaaagccttcactcttggtgcgcTGTGGTTGAGGTCGAAGGGCAACACTACcttagctccgtaggctaggaagaagggtgtgaatcccatGGATCGGTTTGGAGTCGTTCTTAGGTTCCAGAGCATCGCTGGAACCTCTGCTACCCATCGCCCAGCGTACTTATTGAGTCAGTtgaagatgcatgacttaagtccttagaggaccatgccattggcatgttcgacctgaccgttagttcatggatgtccgatcaaagcccagtcgatcctgataccATATCCATCGCTGAAGCCTAGGAACTTTTTTCCAGTGAAGTTAGTCCTGTGGTCAGTGAtcatacagttaggaacaccgaaccagtagatgatgttgaggaagaatttgactacctcctccgaccgaatgttggtgatgggtttggcctctatccacttggtgaatttgtcaaccgctatgagcaggtgagtgaaaccgcctggggcctttttgaggggtcctaccatgtcaaggccccagactacaaatggctaggtgatggggatggttttgaGCTCTTATGctagcaaatgggtttgccgagcgtagaactggcatccttcacacctgcagaCGACCTCCTACGCATCTTgtagtgcggtgggctagtaaaaaccttggcggaaggcttttctgaccagcgaccttaggGCTGCATGATGACCGCAAATGctagcatggacctcaaggaggagctgcctcccttggtcggtggggatacacttcatgagtactcctgatgggCTCTGTTTGTAGAGCTTGTCACCGAGCGCAACAAAGGTCTTTGCACGTCGAGCGATCCATTGGGCTTTAgtccttttaggtgggagaacctccttgaggaggtaggcaagtagcggTACTCACCAGTCGGTATGACCGAGTGCTAGTACGACGATGTTTGTGGGTGATGTAGAGGTACTAGGGTCAGAGTCCCCGGGCGCTGGCTGGGCATCggggtcggagcccctgagcatcagctaggcatcggggtgtgtctaggtCAGACCTTTCAGGATGCAGATAGACGGCTCATggatgtcattgatgaagacctcgcttggggatggatcccgctgGGCGGCCAGTTTCGCAAGGAAATCAGCAGCATCGTTGTCCCTTtgagggacgtgatgcagtttgatcccttggaatttgtcctcgagcttgtgcacctcttggtagtatgctgtcatgagggggcttttgcaggaggactccttcatgacctgatcaacgactagttctGAGTCACCACAGACGTAGAGTCGTGTAGCATcgagctcgatggcaatgcggagcctgttgataagggcctcatattccacggcattgtttgaagctgagaagtggaggaggatggcgtagcggagcctactctcgtccggggagatcagaaccactccgaCCCCTAAGTCGggtgccattacggacccgtcgaagtacattgtccagtactcgtgggtgacatccggggtcggtagctggacctccgtccattcagcgacaaaatctatgagagcctgagactttaTAGCAGTGCGGGGGCTatatctgatgtcatggcccatgagttcaagtgcccacttggagattcatcccacgGCGTCATGGTTGCAGATGATGTCTTCGAGCgagtatgaagtgacgactgtgactttgtggtcggtgaagtagtgtaggagcttcctggtcgccATTAGTACAGTGTTTAGGAGTTTCTGCAGCTGAGGGTACCAGACCTTAGGGTTGATAAGTACTTCTCCAacaaagtatatgggtcgctgtacct harbors:
- the LOC136536749 gene encoding uncharacterized protein translates to MGHDIRYSPRTAIKSQALIDFVAEWTEVQLPTPDVTHEYWTMYFDGSVMAPDLGVGVVLISPDESRLRYAILLHFSASNNAVEYEALINRLRIAIELDATRLYVCGDSELVVDQVMKESSCKSPLMTAYYQEVHKLEDKFQGIKLHHVPQRDNDAADFLAKLAAQRDPSPSEVFINDIHEPSICILKGLT